In Nicotiana tabacum cultivar K326 chromosome 11, ASM71507v2, whole genome shotgun sequence, a single window of DNA contains:
- the LOC107786059 gene encoding uncharacterized protein LOC107786059, translated as MRTLCSNLDREDGLETVLEVPIPEEMFASNKHRARQSKNSGVKSHMDKSAASVFGSRNAEIQLLLGVVGAPLIPHPIRCDYSLNTKINDHPIEASVAKYIVQQYIAAAGGEHALNSIDSMYAMGKIKMVASEFIAGDGMGLNNGNMMKIKSVKNGPGEMGGFVLWQKRPDLWSIELVVSGCKISAGSDGKVAWRQTPWHNSHASRGPARPLRRSLQGLDPKSVANLFSNSICIGEKTVNIEDCFVLKLETEPSTLKARSSSNVEVMRHTVWGYFSQRTGLLLQLEDTHLLRIKAPGNDVFWETTMDSLILDYRTLDGVNIAHGGRTSVSLFRFGKNSEGLTRTRMEEVWTIEEIDFNIKGLSADCFLPPSDLKKEDEVSHDVNKKSRLGFKARTNNAKLRTARKGASKIMSIDEEDLEDYEADEES; from the exons ATGAGGACATTGTGCTCCAACTTGGATAGAGAAGATGGGCTGGAAACAGTGCTGGAAGTCCCCATCCCAGAAGAAATGTTTGCTTCCAACAAGCACAGGGCACGGCAGAGCAAGAATTCTGGGGTCAAATCTCACATGGACAAGTCTGCTGCTTCCGTTTTTGGTAGCCGAAATGCTGAGATTCAACTCTTGCTTGGCGTTGTTGGAGCTCCGTTGATCCCTCATCCTATCCGTTGCGACTACTCTCTCAACACAAAAATCAACGATCATCCCATA GAAGCTTCAGTGGCGAAATATATAGTACAACAGTACATAGCAGCAGCAGGGGGAGAACATGCTCTAAATTCCATTGATAGTATGTATGCAATGGGGAAAATAAAGATGGTGGCGTCTGAGTTTATTGCTGGAGATGGAATGGGATTGAACAACGGTAATATGATGAAGAttaagagtgtgaaaaatgggcCTGGTGAAATGGGAGGATTTGTGTTGTGGCAAAAGAGACCTGACCTGTGGAGCATAGAGCTGGTGGTTTCAGGGTGTAAAATTAGTGCTGGAAGTGATGGTAAAGTAGCTTGGAGGCAAACTCCATGGCATAATTCCCATGCATCTCGTGGTCCTGCTAGGCCTCTTCGTCGTTCTTTACAG GGTCTTGATCCCAAATCCGTTGCGAATTTATTCTCGAATTCCATTTGTATTGGAGAGAAGACGGTGAATATAGAAGACTGTTTTGTACTAAAGCTTGAAACAGAGCCCTCAACTCTGAAAGCAAGAAGCAGCAGCAACGTTGAAGTAATGAGGCACACTGTTTGGGGTTACTTCAGCCAACGAACAGGGCTCTTACTCCAGCTTGAAGACACTCATCTTCTTAGAATCAAAGCCCCAGGAAATGATGTCTTTTGGGAAACAACAATGGACTCATTAATACTCGATTATCGAACTCTCGACGGTGTTAATATTGCACATGGTGGAAGAACATCTGTTTCTTTATTTAGGTTTGGTAAGAACTCAGAAGGACTCACTAGGACAAGAATGGAAGAGGTTTGGACCATTGAAGAAATCGATTTTAACATAAAGGGACTATCTGCGGATTGTTTCTTACCACCTAGTGACTTGAAAAAGGAAGATGAAGTGAGTCATGATGTGAACAAGAAGTCAAGGTTGGGGTTCAAGGCTCGTACTAATAATGCTAAACTAAGAACTGCTAGGAAAGGTGCGTCTAAAATCATGTCTATTGACGAAGAAGATCTTGAAGATTACGAAGCAGATGAAGAATCTTGA